TGGATGGCTAAAGGATGTGTAGTGTATAAGACACCATATCTACCTTGTAACATTTTTGGATgtcaagaaacaaatatttattgaggctaCGAGATTAGAAATTAAAGACAAGCCTTGCTTCCTGTGCCCATTAAGGAGCTCAGAATCTGAACGTAGAACACCCAGCAGAGCAGGTGGAACAAGCAAGTATACCGTGTCAGGATTTCCCAGCTCCCCCATCTGTGGAGCTCATTGGGTCAGGCTTCCCAAGAAGCATATGCCACACCATTTGGGGTGGCCAGTCACCCATATGGCAGATGGCATGTGTGCAGAGGCTTGTGAGCGGGGCTGCAGAGAAATAACAGCTAGTGGAGAGGAGATCGGCTGGCCTGTGTTTCTCTAGTGCTGTCATGTAGAAACGCTTGATTCAGGCAAGTGATTGACAGGGCATAAGCCTCTGTCCTGACACTCTGCCTCTGTCCTCGGGTAATATTTGTTGAGAGTTCAAGGGCATAATATCTCAGTCCCACGCGGCTCTGCTGTGAAGGCCCCCCTGGTGAACTGCTCTTTTATCCAGCTTCTCCTGTGTCCAGCAGAGGAGTGCAGACACAACATTGTTAATAGCAACACATTTTACAAGATTTACCTCGTCAAACCCCACCCCCCTAAAAACCGTAGCTTCTTTAATGTCCTGCTGGCTGTGTGAAAAACAGGAATTTATGTAACAAGCCCTGCACAGCAAACCTTTTCCTGTTcggaaaaaattttaattgttggCAAAGTTAGGAGACAGCTCTGTTACTCAAAGAGCGACCTGAGATGTCCtcttagaaaaatatgtaatatgatgttttgataagAGAGTgctgtggcttttaaaaaaatgtctaaattaGTACACGTCCCACCTGAGTTAGTGAACACTTcttgaacattttaaagattttattattgTGTCTCCTGCAGTCTTATTAAAAATGACTCCTAGCTGCGCTTGCCAGTGATCTGACAGGCTCATCATGAATGTTACAGAGCTGTAACCCCTCGCCCCAAGTCAGTACAACAACCAGGAAGCTTCTATCTGGGAAGATCTTTCTTCCCCCTTTATCATTAACTAAATGTGACAGGGACAGGAGTCAAGCTTCCTCTCCTCCGGTGATTTCATTGGAGTTTATCTGTGTGTCTATTGTGTTCAAAGAACAAAACTGTCATGATGGAATATTGTGCAAATGCCTGGACTTCCAGTGTATGGAAAACGTCGCAGGGTCAGAGTGCAGGACTGCATATGACTGCATTCCAGCGCTACTCCGGGGGCAGGCCTGCTGATCTTAAGGAGGAATTAAGGACTCTGTTTGGTGGGCTCAGACAAGGGCAAGACCTATGGCTCTGTGAGCATGCAGTGTGTGTGTAGCGCCTTCCCATAGGAGCTTGGGAATCTATCTTACCGGAATGAAAAAGGACGGGAGGGAAATGTAGTCCTTGGCCTCTTTTAGGGATTCTTGAACCAACTCTAAGCCCCCGGCCCTCTTCACAGCATGTCTCAAGGTGAGGGTAGATCTTGGATGTGGAGGAAGGTGGGGAGTCTTGGGAATGGGAGACAGTCACTGCCATGCACTCACACACCTGCTCTGCTCCAGCTGGAAATCTGGGCTCTGGCCGTGTCTGCCCCTGCACTCCCACTCGCTGTATGCTCTGGCAGGAGGGCTTGTCACGTAGCTGCTGTGTTGAAATCCGTGGGTGGAATGCAGTACAGAGGGTCAGAGGGCGTTTTGAAATGTGGATTTCTCAGCCCTGACTGCTGGGCCTTACTCTGACTTTTGCATCTTCTTTTAGAAAGTGAGGCCCCCTCCGTTTTCTCTTTTCTACCACTTTTTAATGAGAGAGGACTTCTCTCCCAGTTTGTGTTGGAGCTGGGCCTCATctggctgtgcagaggctctgcTCAGGTGCAGCAGTTGGCACTCGGGCTCCTGCGTCCCATGTTGATGGCATGAGGATGTGGGCACTGTGGCTGCACCCCTGGGTGACCACAAATCCAGCCAGAGCTTTTTGTGGTTGAGGAGAGGGGCCACAGACATGCAGGGGGCTTGGTCAGCTGAGCCTTGCATCCAGTTGGCAGAGGAGGCCAAGGAAGCTGGGAGACTGTGCACATTCCAGGGGATTAGGGCACCCAGAATCTCACTCCTTGCCTTGCGAGCAGACCTCTGAGGAAAGAGGCGCTGAATGAACAAGGTGCAGTGGCTGTGTGCCCTGTGTTGTGCTGGGGTGCAAAATGCTGTAAGACAACGTCCTTCCTCCTGGGGAGCTCACAGTGTTTCCCATGTCTCCTTTTCCACGTGTCCCCTGGGCTCTCCTGAATGCCATCTTACAACGTGTTGTAGAGGAGATGAATCAAACCATGGCTTTCTCACCTGCAGCCTGGCTCTGTTGTTTCTGCTGAAGCTTGAAAGACTACCTCTGGCCCCTTTCACCATATATTTGCACTTGTGGGTTTATGTCTATAATACTTTTAAGCTCCTACCCATACCACACTGAATAGGAATAGGGAAGCAGGACTTTGGGGGTGCAGAATATCACTATTCTAAGTTGGGGTCTAATATTCCCTTCATAGTGACTGCTTATATGCCAGGTGCCACTGAGCATTTTTATGTATCTCATTTAATACATGTAACAACCCTGATAAGGTACTGTAATTTATTCCTgctttacaggtaaggaaacttaAGAATACATTGGGGCTAGGCAGCTTCCCAAGGTCATGTAGgttagtaagtagcagagccacCAAGTGCTCAAAAGAaaagtgtttggtttttcttcccTAGTTGGCCCAGGGATGATAGACGTGGCATGATTAGTCATGAAGCTGCACTAGCTTGAGTGTTATAGCTCTTCTCGTTCTCTTATCATTTCTTCCCATCCCAGGTTGTCTCTTTGGACAGTGTAGCCCCTGCCTATCTGGGGCTGTGTCATGGAGTTAGTTGGTGTATCCTACTCGTACTACTGGTTATTGGTAGAACTGGAGGGTAGGGGCACtacttgaataaaaaaaaaaaaattgttttgccaGGTCAgctttctcaaataaaaaagcaGTGACTCTGTTTTCCTTATATTCACTTGTGTTTGCTTAACAGGCTTTAAAGGTGTGAATGAATCCAAGTCTTACTGGTTTGGGGGCCTTTAATTTTTGATCAGCTCTATATTCTTCTTTTGTGGGAGTGTGGGGGTGGGATGGAGTGTTtaactcttgtcgcccaggctagagtgatcTTGGCTACTGCAATCTTAGAGTGATCTTGGCTACTGCAATCTGTCTCCtagattgaagtgattctcctgcctcagccatccaagtagctgggattacaagcacctgccaccatactggctaatttttgtatttttagtagagatggcgtttcaccaccTTGGCTAGATGGGTCTtgaacctgcctcagcctcccacagtgctgggattacaggtgtgagccaccatgcttggcctatatTCTTTCTagtcttttgtcttttctgttttctataagTATGTGGTGCCAGTATTACGAAACTCTTTTATGTAAATAGCACATGTATAAGCTGAAGAGAATTGGCAGTAGTTTTAAGGATAGTTGAAATGGAAAGGGTTTTTGATAGCATTTTGTTACAGAGTATTATTGTAGCTAAGCAAAATTTCAGCAGTTATTAAAACCAGTTCTTGCAATTTTTCCATAAAACTTAGCTGTATAAAAGAAGGTGTTTATAATAGTTCTTGTTACAATTTTGTCCCTTCATTAAATAAGATACAGATACTGTTTTTAAGATACTATTTAATCCTATGCTATTCGCCATCTTTTGTAGTGGGTTGGGAAGCATTGGGACTGTTCAGATGGAAATCTGTACCAcaaactcttaaaattttttacttgttttcccTGTAATACATGTAGAATAGTAAGTTTTCCAAGCAGAGAAGTATTGTACTTTTAATACGATATTTTGCTTTACAGAATTCAATTCGTCATAATCTGTCCTTACACAGCAAGTTCATTCGTGTGCAGAATGAAGGAACTGGAAAAAGTTCTTGGTGGATGCTCAATCCAGAGGGCGGCAAGAGTGGGAAATCTCCCAGGAGAAGAGCTGCATCCATGGACAACAACAGCAAATTTGCTAAGAGCCGAAGCCGAGCTGCCAAGAAGAAAGCATCCCTCCAGTCTGGCCAGGAGGGTGCTGGGGACAGCCCTGGATCACAGTTTTCCAAATGGCCTGCAAGCCCTGGCTCTCACAGCAACGATGACTTTGATAACTGGAGCACATTTCGCCCTCGAACTAGCTCAAATGCTAGTACTATCAGTGGGAGACTCTCACCCATTATGACCGAACAGGATGATCTTGGAGAAGGGGATGTGCATTCAATGGTATACCCACCATCTGCTGCAAAGATGGCCTCTACTTTGCCCAGTCTGTCTGAGATAAGCAGTCCCGAAAACATGGAAAATCTTTTGGATAATCTCAATCTTCTCTCATCACCAACATCATTAACTGTTTCGACCCAGTCCTCACCTGGCACTATGATGCAGCAGACACCATGCTACTCATTTGCACCACCAAACACCAGTCTGAATTCGCCCAGCCcaaactaccaaaaatacacatacGGCCAATCCAGCATGAGCCCTTTGCCTCAGATGCCTATGCAAACACTTCAGGACAGTAAATCAAGTTATGGAGGGATGAATCAGTATAACTGTGCACCCGGACTCTTGAAGGAGTTGCTGACTTCTGACTCTCCTCCCCATAATGACATTATGACACCAGTTGATCCTGCGGTAGCCCAACCCAACAGCCGGGTTCTGGGCCAGAATGTCATGATGGGCCCTAGTTCGGTCATGTCAACCTATGGCAGCCAGGCGTCTCATAACAAAATGATGAATCCCAGCTCCCATACCCACCCTGGACACACTCAGCAGCCATCTGCAGTTAACGGGCGTGCCCTGTCCCACACAGTAAGCACCATGCCCCACACTTCGGGTATGAACCGCCTGACCCAAGTGAAGACACCTGTACAAGTGCCTCTGCCTCACTCCATGCAGATGAGTGCCCTGGGGGGCTACTCCTCAGTGAGCAGCTGCAATGGCTATGGCAGAATGGGCCTTCTCCACCAGGAGAAGCTCCCAAGTGACTTGGATGGCATGTTCATTGAGCGCTTGGACTGTGATATGGAATCCATCATTCGGAATGACCTCATGGATGGAGATACATTGGATTTTAACTTTGACAATGTGTTGCCCAACCAAAGCTTCCCACACAGTGTCAAGACGACGACACATAGCTGGGTGTCAGGCTGAGAATTAGTGAGCAGGTAAGTTCACCCCAATATCAAAAGACCTTTTGAAAAATAGAACTTGAAAGAGAGGAACACAGTAACCTGCCATATATCTTCCATGGTTAGCACATCTTTGATGTCAACTGACTGCCTCTTGCAGAGTGGGATCTTTTATCATTCATTCTCTGTCCTTTTGGCAGCTTAGCAGTTTTCCCTCTGAGCTTAAACATAAGGAAACTTCCTTTAACTGCTTTAAAGAGTTCTTTTTGACGGTTCGATGGCTGCATCTTTTTAGTAGCTCTTCAGTAAATCAATATATTTGATATACATCAAATGCCGAAGGGTTTTCTGTAAAGTAGAATTTTCCCTGTTGCATAATTTTAGAGCTGTTTGGGAAGCTCTAGCTTTTTGACCCTAAGTAATGTCTGTCACTCTAACATGTTAAGTTGAATTGATTTTAATTTGGCTGTAttttcattgtgtgtgtatgtgttttttccTAGGTTACACTTAAAAGTACTTCAGATTGTCTGACAGCAGGAACTGAGAGAAGCAGTCCAAAGATGTCCTTCACCAACTCCCTTTTAGTTTTcttggtttaaaataaataaataaataaattaaccttcctttttttctttcgtCAAACTTGGCAGCAAAGACATTTTTCCTGTACAGGATGTTTGCCCAATGTGTGCAGGTTATGTGCGGCCGTAGATAAGGACTGTGCCATTGGAAATTTCATTACAATGAAGTGCCAAACTCACTACACCATATAATTGCAGAAAAGATTTTCAGATCCTGGTGTGCTTTCAAGTTTTGTATATAAGCAGTAGATACAgattgtatttgtgtgtgttgttggttttttaaaatatccatttggTCCAAGGAAAGTTTATACTCTTTTTGTAATACTGTGATGGTCTCATGTCTTGATaagttaaatttttgtttgtactACCTGTTTTCTGCGGAACTGACGAATCACAAAGAACTGAATCTCCATTGTGCACCTCCACTGAACAGCTTTGGACCTGTTCACGTTGCCACAGAATTCACATGAGAACCAAGTAGCCTGTTATCAATCTGCTAAATTAATAGACTTGTAAAACTTTttgggggggggaaaaaaaagattaaatgccaGCTTTGTAcaggtcttttctatttttttttttttttggtttattttgttatttgcaaATTTGTACAAACATTTAAATGGTTCTAATTTCCAGATAAAtgatttttgatgttattgttgGGACTTAAGAACATTTTTGGAATAGATATTGAACTgtaataatgttttcttaaaactAGAGTCTACTTTGTTACATAGTTGGCTTGTAAATTTGTGGAACCACAGGTATTTGGGGCAGCattcataattttcattttgtatttctaactGGATTAGTACTAATTTTATACGTGCTTAACTGGTTTGTACACTTTGGGATGCTACTTGGTGATGTTTCTGACTAATCTTAAATCATTGTAATTAGTACTTGCATACTCAACGTTTCAGGCCCTATTTGGGCAGGAAAGTGATGTATAGTTATGGATACTTTGCGTTTCATATTTAGGATAACTTAATATGTTTTTAtgtctgtattttaaagaaatttcatcTGCTTCTGCTGAACTATGCGCACTGCATAGCATCAAGTCTTCTCTAGAGACCTGTGTAGTCCTGGGAGGCCCCATAATGTTTGTAGATCAGAAAGGGAGATCTGCATCTAAAGCAATCCTCATTTGTCAAACGAGGGATTTTGATCAACTTCACCATTCTGAGTTGAGCTTCAGCAAAAGTTTACCCTCATAATTCTGTGCTCTTGTTTCAGTCCAGGTAGAGGTAGGTTTTGTAGTTTGCCTTGGGGAATTATGTCAACATTTGCACTTCATCCCATTCTCCCTTCTGCTCTGCAGATTAGATTACTTAGCACACTGTGGAAGTTTAAGTTGAAGGAGGAAATATAAAAACGGGACTTGAGTGGTTTGTAGAATGTGTTTATAAGTTCAGATGGGTAGCAGATGGAGTAGAACTTACTTACAAACTGGGGAGATTAATTTGAAGACCAGCAAACCAGCTGTAAGTTGTACCTTGAGATAATGTTAAAAGCCTTGGCTTAggattttgaaaatgtctttagcCTGTAGCAACCTAAAGTATAATTCTTATCATCATGTTTTAGTACTTTCCAACTACATATAACTGACACGCCAAATTAATTGGCTTTGTGTCCTATTTATTCCATCAGTATTTTCAAGTCACGTGGAAAGCGCAAAGTCATCACGATGAAGAGAACAGGTGCACAGTACTGTTCCTCTTGCATTCTTGAGAGGGATCTAATTTCTGTATATATAGTCCATATACACTTGCTTTGTCTTGTATGTTAATTGCATCTTCATTGGCTTGCTATTTCCTAAATGTTTCACAAGAACACAAATGTTCCTGATAAGATTTCCTATAGTAGGCCAGCTGTATAGTAAGCTTTCCACTGTGATGTTCATTGTTTTGAAGATTCATTGAACAACCACCACTCTAACCATTCTCACTGATGGGCACTCCAAGACACAGCTGGTTTTCGAAACCCGAGTTCCTCTAAGCACAGCCTCCCAGGTATGTAATTGAACTTGGTGCCAAAGTACTTGTGTTCTCATTTCTGTTAGTGCATACTGTCACTTTTCCTCCCATGCCATTATTGCACCATTATACAAGGAACCTCAGAGCCCCCATTTGTTCATTAAAGAGGCAACTGCAGCTAAAAATCACTGTTAAAATCTTACTGCTTCATAGAGTAGCtcttaggaaaatatttcttccttctgaGTCTGTGTAATTATACCTCCCCAACCCGCCATTTTGTATTGAAATCCTGACATGAATCATGGGTAGCTCTCCGAGAACAGTGAAGTCCAGGGAAAAGCATCTGGTCTGTCTGGAAAGCAAACATTATGTGGCCTCTGGTAGCTTTTTTCCTGTAAGAATACTGACTTTCTGGAGTGATGAGTATATATCAGTTATTGTACATGATTGCTTTGTGAAACGTGCAAATGATATCACCTATGCAGCcttgtttgatttattttctctggtTTGTACTGTTATTAAAAGCATATTATATTATAGAGCTatccagatattttaaatataaagatgtttttttttccataatataGACGTATGGAATATATTTAGGTAATAGATGTATTACTTGGAAAGTTTTGCTTTGACAAACTGACAAAGTCTAAATTAATGAGCAAATGTTGTATCCCAGTGAGCAGTAAGTCAATGGAACATCCCAAGAGGAGGATAAGGACACTTAAAATGGAAATCATTCTCCAGCGATATACACTTTGGACTTGTTAACTGCTGAATATATACTTCCAATACCCCAGCCCTCCCCAACTCAAAATTCTTATGTTCAAGCTCTTAAGAGTTTCTTAAtttataactaattttaaaagagaagtttttttttttttttgtggttttagtttgggcgtaatcattcatttaaaaaatgcattgtgGTTTATGTGAACAGACCAGCCTGGCATTACAGTTGGCCTCTCCTTTAGGTGGGCACAACCTGGCAGTATGGCCAGGGATGGCCACGTGAGTCCCATCAGGGCATAGTCATGCCTCCTGCATTTCGCTACCCGAGTTTAGTAACAGTGCAGACTCCATGTTCCTGTTCCGATACTCTCTGAGAAGTGCCTGATGATGTTGATGTACTTACAGACACAAGAACAATCTTTGCTATAATTGTATAAAGCCATAAATGTACATAAATTATGTTTAAGTGGCTTGGTGTCTTTTCTAATTATGCAGAATAAGCTCTTtattagggtgtgtgtgtgtgtgtgtgtgtgtgtgtgtgtgtgtgtgtgtgtacagctATTAAATACTCAAGTCTTGTCAGCTACAGTGTCAT
This window of the Saimiri boliviensis isolate mSaiBol1 chromosome 16, mSaiBol1.pri, whole genome shotgun sequence genome carries:
- the FOXO1 gene encoding forkhead box protein O1; the protein is MAEAPQVVEIDPDFEPLPRPRSCTWPLPRPEFSQSNSATSSPAPSGGAAANPDAAAGLPSASAAAVSADFMSNLSLLEENEDFPQAPGSVAAAVAAAAVAAAGGLCGDFQGPEAGCLHPAPPQPPPPGPLPQHPPVPPAAAGPLAGQPRKSSSSRRNAWGNLSYADLITKAIESSAEKRLTLSQIYEWMVKSVPYFKDKGDSNSSAGWKNSIRHNLSLHSKFIRVQNEGTGKSSWWMLNPEGGKSGKSPRRRAASMDNNSKFAKSRSRAAKKKASLQSGQEGAGDSPGSQFSKWPASPGSHSNDDFDNWSTFRPRTSSNASTISGRLSPIMTEQDDLGEGDVHSMVYPPSAAKMASTLPSLSEISSPENMENLLDNLNLLSSPTSLTVSTQSSPGTMMQQTPCYSFAPPNTSLNSPSPNYQKYTYGQSSMSPLPQMPMQTLQDSKSSYGGMNQYNCAPGLLKELLTSDSPPHNDIMTPVDPAVAQPNSRVLGQNVMMGPSSVMSTYGSQASHNKMMNPSSHTHPGHTQQPSAVNGRALSHTVSTMPHTSGMNRLTQVKTPVQVPLPHSMQMSALGGYSSVSSCNGYGRMGLLHQEKLPSDLDGMFIERLDCDMESIIRNDLMDGDTLDFNFDNVLPNQSFPHSVKTTTHSWVSG